The segment atagccaggtcctgagcctcaacagattccagcacctacaatctgatttattggacttaccacactcagctaagatggagttgaagaaggacaaccaccacaccatggagcctagagtgattacaactgaaaatgggaggattgcatccagcatctaggtggaatctgaccctcctcttgacatagaggtgcaatggacacaaccaatccaatgtccacatagaagaggtggcattggaatgggaaaagtggacatagtggacgaagggtatggggaaaggcaggaagagatgagaggtggaggcgtctttgggacatggaggtgccctggatggtacttcagaggcaatcaccggacattgtaaatcctcacagggcccactggatggaatggaggagagtatgggctatgatgtgaaccaatgtatatgaggtgcagaggtgcccaaagatgtacttacaaaatccaatgtatgtgtcatgatgatgggaacgagtgttttgggggggggggagaggggggtggggggatggggttgaatgggacctcacatatatatttttaatgtaatattattacaaagtcaataaaaaattaaaaaaattaaaaaaaaaaaagaaatgtggaaactaaaaagagtttaaaataaaGAGGAGTGATTGTAAGAGATGgagatcagtttagttttcacataaaggaataatatattaattaatgtaacctggcagcctactgccacTTCTGGGTTaagcaggaaaaaaggaaaccagCTCAAGCCtgtcctatagccagtaaaaaggatgcaccagaaagagctaagtcaataccaattcagcactaaattccataccttatttggcaaaaggaacAGGTAAAAGCCAGAAGAGTGGAAATGCGATGGGGGAAGGCATTAATCAAAAACTGCAGAACTTATATGGTAAAGTTAAATTTCCCAGATATGTTGTAACCCTCTGAAGtaccaatctatggagaaacagaggaagggctagtgtgctaggcttaggggtataaagaGTGTAATTTTCTTTGGGGTGCCAGCCACATTTTTTGAtagtgcaccccttcttgcacgactgagaataaattcttttcttctccacaatccggtgagccttattttcttccaaaaggtgatttctttcttacagtccTCAACTATTTTATTTATAGCCCTTAAATCTTGGATGAACCTGTACTCTCCACTTGTACCAGGCTTTAAAGCAGGTAGAACTGGAGTATTATAGGGTGATTTGCAAGTTCAGATCAGCCCCATGGCCAATAGCCATTGAATTATTGGAGCTAACCCCATTTTTTGCTTTAAAGGGAAGTGGGTACTGCTGGATATGAATTGACTGGGTGTGAGGTTTTAACTATTTTTACTGGATTTGCACACACAGAGTGGCTGGGAAGACCTGTTGCCCAAACCAGTGTATTTATCTGAGAGTCTATTTGAAGGGGTAGTTATTCTCTTCATGTCCTCCTCCTGCTTCAGCTAAAAGGGCATCCTGGAGGGCCCCTGCTTGGATTGTTGGAACTCTCACATTTagatatcatttttaaaagtgatttctgCTTGAAGTTTAGCTAAAAGGCCCCTTCCTAAAATGGAGATTGGACACTCAGGCATGTAGCACAATTGGTGAACCTGGTTATTTTCCAATGTAGCTGCTTAAAGGGGCTAAAAATTGTAGTTGTGAAGTTTTTCCCATGACTTCAGAAATGGTTTCCTTTTTAGTAAGACGGCTTAGTTGTTCATTAACTACTAAGTAGCTCTGTATCCATGAGTAACTTGACTTGCTTCCCTCCCACTCTTGCAATTACCCAGGGTTCTTATTCCAAGATGGGGATACTGGGCGGAAGGCTCCAGTTCCTGAGCTCTAGACTCCATCATTAAGAGCCACTGTGGGTTTCCCCATCACCATCATTTGgggttttccttcttttagcttgGGGCACTCCTTTTTCCAGTGACCTTTATGTTTGCAATAGGGGCACTGTTGTGGTTCTGAGTTTGGTGCTCAGAACCATTCAGGTGTCCTGGCTTTATGTTCCCAAGATTGCCCACATGCCTTGGTATCCTGTGCACTATTACCAGTGCCAATAGCACTGCTTGCTGTTTCATCGGCTTCTGTTGTTTTTCCTCCATGGCTTGATCCCTATTTGTCTACACTTTAAAGGCCATTTCCACTAATTGTGAGATAGGCATACAAAGCTCCCTATCTAACTTCTGCAATTTCTGATGAATATCAGGGGCGTTTTGActaataaaggttaaatttaccATGAATGTATTTTCAGGCTTTTCTGGGTCTATGCCTGTATATCTGCAAAAAGCATTAAAGATATGCTTTAAGCAGAAGTATATTCATGCAGTTATTGTTGGACCTCCTGTAATTTAGTGATTGATTTTTGCTTTGGAGCACCTTTCTACAGTCCAGCAAGAATGCAGATCTTATAATGATCAAGGTGTTCATATGGCCTTGATCGTTAGGAATCCAATGAAGATCAGTTTCAGGGACTGCCTCCTTTGGGGGGCCATAAATAGGGTTTTGAGGTGCCACCTGCCTCAATGCCTCAGCTTCTCATTGTACTTCTTTCAGGACCATATGCCTTTCCTCAGGGGTGAGGAAGATAATCATAAGGGCTTGTATATCAACCCAGCTTGGGTTGTGTGTGGCAAAAATGGAAACAGGGCCTTTAATTTCTTGGGATCTGCACAATAAGCCAGAGTGTTATTTTTCCAATTAAACAAACCAGAGGTGGTAAAAGGAGTATGGACAAAAAGAAAGCCTCAGTGGCATCCTTGATCATCAATTCCATTTGGAACTTGCCAGAGCAGGAACTGACCTACAGTCTCCTTTGGGTTGGGGGTAGGGCTATACTAGCCAAAAACAGCTCTACTCTGAGTATAAGAGGGAGATTGGAGGAAAGGCCCatatggaagggaaagagggcctGATACCTCTAAGGGAAGTATGGGTTTTGGTGGTGGCCCTGGTGGGGAAGTAGAGGTGGTCAAAAATGAGGTGGCGGGGTACTTAAGGAGTTCATCAATGGGTTCTAAGAGAAGGGATCCCAGGACCTCAACTGTTTTTGTAACTATGGCTGCAGGGGACCCATATATTAACCCACAACTCTTCctagtttccttatctttctaCAACTCAAAGAAGACTTGAACATATGGGATTTCTGCTCATTTCTCTTGCTATTTACTAAACAAGCCCAACTGCAGTATagtattaaaattcaaagacacaTTTTCTGACCAAATTTCTCTGTCATTTATATATCTAGGCCAAGTTTcattacaaaaaataattaaaattattttcctgtaATCCAAATCccccaaatttagaccaatttttcaggatgcatcctgGTAGGGAACACTCAGGTACCAATGCCTCATTCCCCATGGTggcagaaagagacagagagaacagccaaaataaaggcaacaggcttccccttaaagggagagagggagtgggACTCAAATCCACAAAacctctcccactgtaaccaaacctcCACTACCTTAGTGAAGGTAAACTAAATGCTAGCTTGCAGTTAGCCGAAACCAAACAGCAGGTCTCCCTTCTCAGGTAGTGAGGGAGTGGGACTCAACCCACCAAAacctctcccactgtaaccaaaccttcactattttagcaaaggtaaaccaaatgctaactcATGGTCAgctagaagaaaaacataatgaataaAGGAATGATCTCACCTGCCGGGGGAAGGAAATGACCTGGTTCTCCATCCTAACCTTATGAGACTTTGTTCCTTTGGTGGCTGGAAAGGGGCTCTGCCCTGGGGAACCCCTGAGTCCTTGGGAGAATCCCCAGCAGCTACTAGATGCCGGGATGCCTCAGTGCAGACATCCCCCTCTGCAATTTTCACCTTGGAAGCATTCTctggttactatttttatttatttatataagtcCCATCAGAGTTGACAATTTATTAGACTACAAGGCAGGACCTTTATAGATAACCAGAGATAGCATGAAGAAAACTCAACacaagagttaggcaaactcataTTTATTACATCTGCCAAAGTAAGGTGCCAAGGCCAAAACTAACGTGACTCCgacttgatttctttctttttttttttttttttttgatagccaaGAAGTCTTCCAACAGTTTATTAGAAAGAAtgtagacatttaaaaaaatcccacTGTCAAGAACACAAATTGAGGTTTCTCAGCCCTGGAATAAgctgaatcaaaaaaaaaaaaaaaaaaaaagaaataaaaaatccaatagtgtatttaacatttttttcactcATTTGCCATACTGCCAGTGCAAATACAAATTTGGTCTAATGTACAGACTCTCAAGCAACATGTACAGCCTTTTTTTGTCCTCCACACTAAGAGATGTAAAAGCCTAAGGGTTAAACAATACCAAAAATACAGGCTTCAAAAACCATCTAGGTTAGGGCATTCACTAGTTTTAGCTAAGATACATCTGGAACATTGACAAGTGATCACTTACATACAATAATGTGaagtaaattttttgaaaaataaaattttaatggaacAACCCTGAAGGATACACCAGAGGAATAGCAGGTTAACAGTTTACGGTATCAGCCAATTTATTTCAGCCACTTTGTCCATGTTCTAAAATCTAAAATTTAGTTACCTTTCTCTAAGCTGAGAGCTTCCTATCATGTCAGTTATCTATGTTATGAATAAAGGAGACTTAggtgaaatgtttttatttattacaaCTGCTGTATCAATTGCCTAGGATCTCAACAGCTTCATGGAAGTCTGGGAAATGTTCATGCATAAGGTTATTGCCTTAGCTGACTTAAAATTGCCCCATACAATGGTACATATCAACCCTTAGTGaagccttttaaaaaacaaacagcttGAAAAAATGTGTTAAAGGAGGCAAATACAGCATTTGCCTTTAGAGCTATCAACTCAGGAATTTTCTCAATCATGAAATCTTGCAGagaagttatttttctttctcaaaatcccaATGATGACAATATTCCTTACTCCAGATCTGGCATTTTTTCATCATCGCTGTCTTGTGAATCATCATCTGCTCCATCTACTTCTGGTAAATCTACATCCTCATCACCACCCATGTTGTTCATCATCTCAGAGAAACGGTCAAAATTAGACATGTCTTCATCTGAATCATCTTCCCAGTCTTTCCAATTATTAAAGTCCACACTAAGCCAATTCAGCTTTGCCCTTTCTTTTGTTAACCTTGGCCATGACTGGCCAGATTCTCCTTTTCGTAAACAACATAGGATTGATCTGTCCGTTCTTTTATGCTTGGAATCATTTGGATCAATACAATGAAAAAGATCAATTTCATTTAAATGCTTAAAATTATCACTGCCTCCAAGACAACTGAATGTAAGTTtggatttttcaaaatttacGTTAACATCTTTACTGTCTTCAACACAAAATTCAATAAAGACATAGTCCCTTCGATCGTACCACTTTGCAGAAGCAGGCTGCATTGTGAACGGGGCAAGGGGCGGGCGAGCGGGTGGGCGGGCCTctctggctgcagctgctggGGAGTCGACTCCTCTCCGGTGTTTTCTCCCCGGTTGTGGCCTCTTCACGCTTTCCTCAAGCGACGGTGGCGGGCTTGGCCTGGGTCCCCAGAATGCACCGCGC is part of the Dasypus novemcinctus isolate mDasNov1 chromosome 6, mDasNov1.1.hap2, whole genome shotgun sequence genome and harbors:
- the LOC101434230 gene encoding prostaglandin E synthase 3, with the translated sequence MQPASAKWYDRRDYVFIEFCVEDSKDVNVNFEKSKLTFSCLGGSDNFKHLNEIDLFHCIDPNDSKHKRTDRSILCCLRKGESGQSWPRLTKERAKLNWLSVDFNNWKDWEDDSDEDMSNFDRFSEMMNNMGGDEDVDLPEVDGADDDSQDSDDEKMPDLE